Proteins encoded within one genomic window of Thermococcus celer Vu 13 = JCM 8558:
- a CDS encoding NADH-quinone oxidoreductase subunit K, translated as MISVYYFGAISLILIGLYAVLVKKNLLKILIGLSIMETGVNLLLISIGYVSGRSAPILSEGIGPNQAVDPIPQALVLTAIVIGVATTAMALSVAMLIYEKYGTLNIEEIRRLRG; from the coding sequence ATGATCAGCGTCTACTACTTCGGTGCCATCTCGCTCATCCTCATAGGCCTCTACGCCGTCCTCGTCAAGAAGAACCTGCTCAAGATACTCATAGGGCTGAGCATAATGGAGACCGGTGTCAACCTTCTCCTCATCAGCATCGGTTACGTCTCGGGGAGGAGCGCACCAATACTGAGCGAGGGGATCGGGCCGAACCAGGCAGTTGACCCGATACCGCAGGCCCTCGTCCTCACGGCCATAGTCATAGGCGTAGCAACCACCGCAATGGCCCTTAGCGTCGCCATGCTGATTTACGAGAAGTATGGAACGCTCAACATCGAGGAGATAAGGAGGTTGAGAGGATGA
- a CDS encoding Na(+)/H(+) antiporter subunit B produces MLKRSLAILTLLIIGYWLAQGLAGVPFGQDRMLVGHYYLEHVKEQTGAVNAVTAIVVNYRGFDTLGEVTVLFIASTGVAALLWRKKKKRSAKTEGSVVLTTGTRLLVPFVILFGSYIFIHGHLTPGGGFPGGATIATGFLLLYMAFTTYEIPHRGFEKTEGIAGMSYVLVGLIGLGIGGYFLFDWIWQTWQLGTDNIGRLFSGGFIPIIYILIGIKVGTELSGIIDNMVKEEVSE; encoded by the coding sequence ATGCTCAAGCGCTCGCTTGCGATACTCACGCTCCTCATAATCGGCTACTGGCTCGCCCAGGGCCTCGCAGGGGTGCCCTTCGGCCAGGACAGGATGCTCGTCGGACACTACTACCTCGAGCACGTGAAGGAGCAGACCGGCGCGGTCAACGCGGTAACCGCCATAGTCGTCAACTACCGTGGTTTCGATACGCTCGGTGAGGTCACCGTCCTGTTCATAGCCTCAACCGGTGTCGCCGCCCTCCTCTGGAGGAAAAAGAAGAAGAGGAGCGCCAAGACTGAGGGCTCTGTGGTCCTCACAACCGGAACGAGACTTTTGGTTCCCTTCGTGATACTCTTCGGTTCGTACATCTTCATCCACGGGCACCTCACCCCGGGCGGAGGATTCCCCGGTGGAGCCACCATAGCGACGGGCTTCCTCCTGCTGTACATGGCCTTCACGACCTACGAGATACCCCACAGGGGCTTCGAGAAGACCGAAGGAATCGCCGGAATGAGCTACGTCCTCGTGGGCCTCATCGGCCTTGGAATAGGCGGTTACTTCCTCTTCGACTGGATATGGCAGACCTGGCAGTTAGGCACTGACAACATCGGCAGGCTGTTCAGCGGCGGCTTCATACCGATAATCTACATCCTGATAGGAATCAAGGTCGGCACGGAGCTCAGCGGAATCATCGACAACATGGTGAAGGAGGAGGTGAGCGAATGA